In Mangifera indica cultivar Alphonso chromosome 14, CATAS_Mindica_2.1, whole genome shotgun sequence, the DNA window ATGAAAGCTATGGAGACTGAGATAACTTCTCTATAGAAAAATCACACATGGTCACTTGTAGATAGACCCAAAATTCAAAAGGTAATTAtatgtaaatgggttttcaaaagaaaacctaGTATACCTAGTGTTGAACAAGCAAGATTTAAAGCAAGAGTTGTTGCTAAAGGCTTCTCACAAAGAGAAGACATTGATTATAATGAAGTATTCTCTCTTGTGGTAAAGCCTACATTTATTAGATTAATGTTATctgttattgttttgtttgatttagaattaaaacaaaTGGATGTTATTACTGCCTTTTTGCATGGAAAATTGAAAGAACAAATATACATTGAACAACCTGAAAGGTTTGTGAAACCTGGTAATGAAAATAAGGTTTCTTTACTTCATAAATCTTTGTATGGCCTTAAACTGTCTCCTAGACAATGGTATaaaagatttgatgattttgttctttcaattgGATTTTCCAGATGCAGTTATGATCATTATgcttattttaagaaaattaaaaatgacggttttatatatttactgATTTATATGGATGACATGTTTTAGCTTCTAAGGATATGAATGTtttacttgatttgaaatgtatgctaaattttgaatttgaaatgaaagactTAGATCCTACGAAAAGAATACTAGGTATGGATATAAGTAAGAATAGATTGAAATAGTGTTTGACTTTGTCTCAATTTacttatattagaaaagtacttgaaatatatcatatgatcaatGTAAAGTGTGTGAATGTTTCTATGGgtgttcattttaaattaatatctattgGATTATTGTCTTCTGATGAATTTGATTTCATGAAGAATATACCATATTTTAATGTGGTAGAAAGtctaatgtatgcaatgataggTACTAGACCTGatataacatatacaattaGTCTTGTTAGCAGATTTATGAGTAATTTAGATAAAGAACATTaaaatgcaacaaaatggtTATTGAGATATTTGAAAGGTACACCTGATTTTGGCTTGTGTTATACTATTGATGCTACTAACCTATTTTCTATGAAAGgattttgtgattcagattttgCGATTCAGATTTTGCAGTTGATCTTAATAAAATGAGATCTCTCATTGGTTATATTTTCACCTTTGGTGGAAATGTTGTAAGTTAGAAGTGTAATTTGCAACACATTGTGGCACTTTTAACAACTGAGGTTGAATACATAGCATTAACTAAAGCAATTAAAGAAGCATTATGGCTAAAGGGAATTATTTCTAAGTTGGGGTTGAATATCAATGTTCTAGAATTCTTTAGTGATTCACAGAGTCCTATTCACCTGTCCAAAAATTCTGCATTTAATAAGAGGACTAAACACATTGATATAAGGCTGCATTTCATCAGAGATGTGTTGGTTGCTAGTAAAGTTAATGTGAAGAAAATATTAACAGATGTCAATCTAGCTAACATCTTAACAAAGTCTATACCATTAAGTAAGTTTATGGATGCCTTTAATTTGCTCAAAATTTGTCCAGTGTAAGAGTGTGTTATGGTCTGCAAAAGAGTCCTTAgatatgttagttttttttttgttaagatgGAGTTTTATGAATCTGtaacttaaaaaactaatggTAGTCTTGTAATTAGAAGAAACagtttgagcaaagtttggGTTGTAGTTATTGTCTAGGGGCAGTTTAGTCTTTGCTTGATTAAGTCTTTTAACTAATGGAtataaaccattagttggtttattgagaaataaaaagaaagaaaaacattcTGTTGGttgttttagaagaaaaaataataggGTGCTTTTAGGCATGTATATTTCTCTCTGATTCCTCATATTTTCTCTACTAGGCTGCTAGGAAATGCATAAATCCATTGGTTTTCTTTCAATCTAGTTGTCTAAACTCTTGACTCGATGTATATGGTCGTTGTGGTGCTCGGGTTTAGGAAGGATTTGAGTTGGCAAGGCTGGATTTGGTTTCATTTGCGTCTGTGATACTAGATTGGCTTCTGAATCTGTAAGTTGTACAATATTCTTACTGattagtggatttgctagaGGATTCCTTTGCCTTGGATatagggttctaatcttttgaacccgaaccaagtaaatttgatgtgttgatttgtgtatgaTTTATTATACTAATCTTGTACAATTCTTGActgatttattatttgaatctctaattaatatttgaactcagtaataataaaacattaacactATGATCACAAAATGCATAAGTCCATATCATAACTGAATTGCCTCATGTCTTTACTTATCGAATAAAAGAAATAGATCAAATTAtcttaaacattataaaatctCAACTCAATAAGTTATACTAGAATAATACTCAGAGTCTCATCAATCATAATAGTCTTGATAAGGGTTATCCAACACCTATGAGTCCATCTCTTGCATGTCGCTCTATTACTGATCCGTCACTTCATCGTCGTCATCTATAATTTTGTCACCTACAAAatgcaaaggaaaaaaatgagttcaaaatactcaataagtagAAATGATCTATcctatgatttttcaattgaaatctATCTTCTATCCATTATTAACTCAGGTTATCTGAATCTTAGACTATCGGATCTCAATCAAATATAAAGGAAACGATGCATCCATTTTAGTGACCACTCTTTAGACTCTCTAGTCCTCGTTGTCCTATTTCATTGCTAATCCGCAAGCTCATAGTCTTGGTTTATGAATCTATGAAACCCAATCATCAAACTCTTTATGTCTTGATAAGTTATAGTCAATTGATAGACACATAGTCttaacaaattctctctctGTCTGACGACACCAATCAATGAACTTTTTCCTATCTATGGGTATGCCTAAGTTTCAACCATACATAATGTCCTATAATAGAATTATGGTCAAATTTCACCTTGGTTTTCAAATCCTTATCTATCATAACATCATATAACAATGATATAACGTAACATCATCAAACATCTATCGTAACATCATATAACGTTTATACAAATGCAATAGGATCTCATATAATCACAAATCATGGCATTAACATGTTCCACATAATTCAATATCAAGATCaactaatttcaaaaacaagttTAATCCATTCATCAAGATTTCAAGTCAAAATATAATGGAATCCAATAGAAGATCAACTCCTACTTACCTAGATTCTAAGTCGTCAATGGTTCTTTATTGGTTCTTGGCAACTAAGAGtctttctccttcttttcccaTATCTGCTCATCGAAACTGCACTCTTTTGGTTGTCGATTGTTGGTTGTCTCACttctctcaagcaaactctctCAATTTGGGTGGAAGACAGTGGTGAAttaggttttaaattaaaggagAAAGGTTTATATATTTAGCCCTTTATAATCCTACTTCTAttaggatttcaattttttaactaCATACGATCATATGTTTCAAGACATACGAGCGTACATCCATTAAACAAGGTACAAGCGTGCATCCCTTGGGTGCATGGTTGTATATTAGGCCAAAACACATTTTATTtctgattttgatatgatttaactggaattcaattttaaatgtatggaaaaaaataataaaacccctAGAATATACCTAAGGGTGTTACATAAGGTTATTGCAAGGGACACTTGTGAGATAGTTTATTATAATACTCTTATTCAAGTACATACCTCTAAAGGAAATACAGACCCGAATAGACGTGTTTGCTTAAAACTTTTCTTAAAATGCACTTGCTCCAAATGACAATGAAATTTAACTAAACAGCTGAACATACCAACATGATAGACATTtctaaattatatgtaaaattttagaatacaTCAATATCCAATAAATCTATACTGTGCACAAACATAACACAACCATCACAAGtttgaaactaaaaatataCACACCCCCAAACCCACAACCACACACCACACCCATATACTAACATGATAGacatttctcaatttttttcattttactgtatatttaaagtaaataaatcattcttataatgaaaaataactaGACAACAATTAGAATATGCATATTTTGCACAAAATAGAACTCTaaatgacattaaaaaaaaaaaaaaaaggtttacaTTCATACTTTCAACTCAAATTAAGAGTAACAATTAAGATGAAAAAACATAGATTaggatttaaaaataaagggtATGAATAATAACTCCTACTATTCCAACATTCGCTCCTATAgttagaaatattaaaatttcaatttcaatttttaaaacaacataaaaaacacTACAATAAAATGCttacttatttaaattaagataattttattgttggtttatttttatttttaactgatttagataaaattttgaatgaaaaaagtGTTTAAAAGGCTAACATTCTTAAAGTTAGAGGTGAAAGTAAAATGAGtcttaaattgaaattttagctATATACTTCTAATCCGGGCTAGTTAAAATTGTTCGGTTCCattaaaaataggttattttaaTTTGCAAGTTAACAAAGTTGAATGTCCATAGTGCTTGAAGGTGGATTTTGACCATTTCCCACAAAAGTGCCACAAGTCAAATGATTAGGAAAACATGGGGGGTAAATTTGTGAGAATTTcctgataaaagaaaaattatctaaaaaataaaaaaatgaaaagtagTTGTGGCTTTTAATTTTGGAACAAATGGCAACTTCACGATGGGCTAGCAAAAACAAAAGCCCATGTCTTCAAAACCCTAACTTTAACCCTAATCCTTATTTCTATCTTCTATAAATTCCATCTTCTTCCCTTAAACAATCCTGTCGCAGGCTGTTCCTTTGTCTTTGTCCCAGTCTCAAAACACAAGTCTCTTCCATTCTGTTGATGGGGTTTAATTTTTCCGATCTGTTAGTGGTTCTGTTCTGTTGTTTTGGCTTTAAAGCAAGTCAGCTTCTTGGCCGGGTCTGAACGCTAAACGGCCCGGGCAATTAAAAATCTATAAACTTGCGACATGAAAATCGCCGGTATCACTCGTCTGAATCTGACCCATCTTGATTTTTCAGGCCCTTTTCCTACTGGcacattttcctttatttattcttatcttAAGATAAGCAAACGCACTCTGTCCCAAAACCGTTTTCACGGCTAATGTTTTGAGGCAATTTCTTCGTTTGCAAAATAAATTTCTGGCTAACTCGCCCATATGATCTCTCTTTTCAATGATCATATTGGGCACATGGCTTGGTTTACATACAAAAAGCTACTGTAATTTCTTCATGTTCTATTTTTCCTTGTGAATTGTCATAAATTTGGTCATGCAATATTTTTATGCGCTGATGGTTGACATGACTTACAATCCTTGAGTGTTATACTCCATTGGACATAAACTTAAGACCAAACTGGATTACCGTAAACTAGCTTGAACTGGACTTGTTGTATTGAAGACATATTTGTAATGtaaaatgaaattcaacaaGAATTAGACAGGCCATTAGTACACAATGACATAATTGATCAATCTTAATTTCTTGTCTCGCTTTTtatcacaaaatattttatacaatgAGCTTTTCTTGTCTTTCTTGACCGATAAGGAGAAAAAATCGAATTGGGTTCAAAGGAAATTTCCTTCAGAAAATTTATCAACAATTTGCTTGTATGATCTACTGTGGATCATTGGATTTGGCTGGAAATTGAAAAAGGTGCACTTTGGCATGAATCATTTGACAAAAGAATCGGATTTGGTCTCCTGTAGATCTCCTTCAGCAGAGAAAATCGAAAATTAATACTTCCGTTCTTGGGAAGGAAATAACACACAGCCCTGactttttaaagtaaattttatattaacagAAAGCCTAGAAAAAGGTTCATGAACAACTAGAGCAGAACCTGTCTAAAAGGATAAGACAACGAAAACACAACTAAGACTTACTTTGCACCATTACAAATTAAGGAAGCTAAAATCAACTCCTCTTGAAGACccatcaaaaatcaaaattcctATAATGATAGGGTTTAAGAGAAAGACAAAACAATAGCTAAACAAATCTGGCTTTACCAGAGAAAATGCAGGCTTGTTAGCAAAGGGCACAAGAAGCGCAAAATTATCTAAGCAGCCCTGATATTAGATATTGGATAACATGACACCTCACTTTTCTATGATAAGAATTGACGTCCATTCTTAATAAATTCTTCACAGCTTTCAATCTTAGGCAACTGGATTGCATAAACCCGCAACAACTTACATCATTTGGAAGAAGAATAAGTAACCTTGTCTGCAATGAAACGAACAGCTTTTCCTTCCTGTTTGAGATTAGCTCCCAATGAAAGTGTAGGTAAAACTCATTTGGAGCTACAAGACTTCTGAGAGACTGAAATAACAATTCTCCAGCTGAATTCCAACCATCTCTAGAAGCCCTAAAAGTTTTAGCTAAAGTTTAATGGGCACACTGAGAGCTCATgctatcaataaaactatgcttATAAACAACACCTACTCATGTGATAATACATTATACTCAACTTTTGTTTACAGGGCGTCTGAATTCTAGTGTTCAATGAAGAGGCTATAGGTAATGCAGTCAACATTAACTTGATACTGATCAGTGAATGcttagaaaggaaaaaatactGACAAGATGACCTCAAAGAGCAAAGAAAATTAAGGGTCCAATTTCATCACAGATTCGGCTAGTTTCTCGTGTTTCCAACATTCtgctaataatatttaaaatgttagtAATGTGCATACACTGGTTAGTATCAACATTATGCACTCCAAAAGGTTGGGTCTGTTTATGTTCTCTTATACTCTTCATTAGTAATGATTAACAATATATACaggataaaaaaaagaaacatcacAATTAACTAAGTATGGTAAGTCACTTATGCCACCAACACCATACTAAAATCAAAGGTAAAAGTAATTGAGTGGtactatatcatttttaatatttaattattaaataaattatgttttctgattaaaaaatggaaataaGCTGAATTataatgagaaaaacaaaagtttatttataacgACTAAAGTGAGTTGTTAGATTTCCTTTTCACCTATATGAGAGTTTTGGAATTAGGTTGATAACTTATTGTTGTAAGGAAAATGAGTTATTGAAGCACATCATTACAATGTGAGACTTTCACAAACCTATTTGCAAAAGTCCTATGTTCAAAAGATAAACTTCAACAATTCAATTCACCCTCTAAAAATAAGCTTCAACCCAATTCCAAAACTCACACATAGGTGAAaagaaaatctaacaattcACCTCACCCATTATAAATAAGCTTATTCTATTCCTTTCTCACCACAATTTAACTAACTTCCGTATttccttttattaaaaaacataaattttaataataatttctaaaagtaattttcaaagttaaaaatatatttttgttcaaCTGGAGCCATGGTTGCTCATTTAGAGTTGGACCGAGTCATGTTGGCAATTGAGTTCAAACCAATTTGGCTTGAATCCAACACTAGTAACACATCATTATCAGTATCCAGTTGGTTCTTATTATAAGTGTACATAgctttattgaaaatttttatgtgGAGGCTTTTCATTGCATAGGTAAACAAATACTAGAACTGATCCACACTTAACATATGCCAAAATTTCATCTATTTGATTTTCATTAAGGATTGCACATTCTCTAGCTCACATGAATTGGATAATGTTAATGCCAGACCCGAATTGAAAATTATTGATGTATCTAGGGCAGTTCACTACTgctaaaaaaataagttgaaacTTCAATATAAGAATTTAAACTTCATGGAGAATCAAAGTGGAGTATCTACTTGTACACATTTTAAACTGTTTACAAAGCAAGGCGAATTTCTATTAATTCACAACTTCATACATCAAACTGCCAGACCAAAGACTATGAATAAagattataatattctaattaaccCTAAAAACCCTTGGCCTTAATGAAACAACTaactaaacttgaatttgactaAAAATGCATCCCCATCATGCTTAATATGAAGATAATTTTTCCACATTTCACAAAagttactattattatttttttagattaagaATAGCATAATTAAACTTCCAACAAGtccatatattaatataatcgAAAGCCACATAAAACAGTAGACAGAAATCACAATTCACTAGGTAGGGTAAGTGAAATATCCCACCAACACCTTAACAACATCAAAGATGAAGTAATTAGGGTAAAGGCTTCTCATTGCACAAGTAAAAAATTACTGCAGCTGATCTGTGCCCAACATAGATCACAATTTCAACTTAATGATTATCCAGGATTACACATTCACTACCTAACAAGACTTGTATAATGTTAATgctaaaaaagaagatgaagattcatCACTTCAACAAGAACTTTAGATTGATGGAGAATCACAGTGTGAAGTTTCTGCTCATAAATGCAAACGTTTTGAATTGTTTACTAAGCGAAGCAAATCCCATCTATTCACAACTTCCAAATCAACGACTAATTATTCTAGTGAATGAAGACTATTACTTCTTATGAACCCTAAAAACTCTTTCCCACGATTCAACAAGAACTAAATAAACTTGAAATTGACTATAAATTCATCCCCACCATGTTTATTTTGAAGATAATCATTCCACATTTCACAAATTTAATGCCCCTAATTATAGATAACATAATTAAACTTCCAACAACTCCAAATTCATATAATTGAAAGCCAATAAAACAGAAGGGAAACAGTTTCAAACACCAAAAGTTTAAATCTTTAGCgattattaatttttcccaAAACTCAAAACGCCATTTGTTTGCCTAAAATTATGGAGTGTCCCAGGGTCTGGGCTCAGGGACGGCCACGACCATACCTTCAAGATCCTTATTGAGCACGACCTGACAGCCAAGCCTCGAATGCTTGTTCAAAACACGAGTCCTAGAGTTCCGCTTGAGCACGTACTCTTCGTCATAGGACCTCGGCGGGAGCCTATCGAGCCATTCCTGAGCGATGTTGACCTCGCACTCAGCGGAGCAGGCGTCGATCTCTTCGAGCCGGTGAGAGGCGGGGTCGATGAGGCCGTGATTAGTAAGGGATTTGAGGAGAGTTTGGCCGGAGAGCCCGACGATCTCGCGTTTCTGGCCGTTAGGATCAATGGCGAAGAGTTTTACCATTCTGTCGGAAACTTTGGCGGAGGTAGAGTAGGAGCGAGAGAGGAGGTGTTTGGagtggagagagagagatgggaAGCAGTGGATTTGGGTGGAGAGCTTCCGGAGGACGGAGGTCGCCATCGTGATGAGAAAAATGGCGGTTCTGTCAGAGGTCTTTGGTTATGCTGAGATACTTGAAAAGGGTGTTTTCTCTCTCTAtcactctcttttttttttttcaaagcaaTTATCCCATCCAAAAATCATTCAAGTcccaaaattaattattaaagtgTTAAACAGatgatgaaattaattaaatctattgatattatttattttttaaaatttttaaaattaataattttatttgagattaaactttaaaatattatatttttaaaattttttttttctttttcaatgtcAAAAACCGAAGATGAAGACATTCTTTGTCCAATTTTTAGCATCagaaaaggaagagagagagaaatcgACTAATGACGACCTGGAAAAACagaggaagaaaaagagaaaaaccctaagaaaaaaatttgacatttcaaaatttaatcttataaatgaaGACATTCTCTGTTCGATTTTTAGagtcagaaaaaaaaagaaaaaaaatcttgaaaggaaaatataatattttaaagtttaatcttagaaaaaattattagttttctaaact includes these proteins:
- the LOC123195567 gene encoding rhodocoxin, with translation MATSVLRKLSTQIHCFPSLSLHSKHLLSRSYSTSAKVSDRMVKLFAIDPNGQKREIVGLSGQTLLKSLTNHGLIDPASHRLEEIDACSAECEVNIAQEWLDRLPPRSYDEEYVLKRNSRTRVLNKHSRLGCQVVLNKDLEGMVVAVPEPRPWDTP